The following coding sequences are from one Panicum hallii strain FIL2 chromosome 5, PHallii_v3.1, whole genome shotgun sequence window:
- the LOC112895642 gene encoding formin-like protein 1 yields MPSPRQFLQLLLPILLSACCVDGANGPDALATARRQLHQPFFPDQPEQPSAPPPFFPTLPVPPPPQMPAGQDQPTYPALVLPNTDSSGAAPPAAGASHGSKKASKLVPAILLPLLTVAVLGLSIAFFFSHRRSNATRGGGGGCVGGGEPKFLHPERTSLFARDEFGGSGGGAGAAPAAATSAEFLYVGTLASRADEKSSDTTSSGDEESRSSGGSPELRPLPPLARQCAPATSRSPGGASPSSGDEEFYSPRGSSTKTSSSRRTLATAVQAALEARDRSRTPSPGSVLSTPSYPSSPGATLSPAPASPPAFSSPGESGRRSVKSRSDSARVVVLPPVPPTPPPPPPFAPTLPPPPPPRRKPPSPSPPCSPLNDKSALRSSTDAISRNPFAQPAPPPTSTHPPAPAAGPPPPPPPPPPPPPVGYWESRVRKPDTSKETRSPALSPPPQSANFRSVPAPTDEFPSRLPESSDQADKSEDTTPRPKLKPLHWDKVRASSDRVMVWDQLKSSSFQVNEEMIETLFICNPANAPAKEATRRPVLPTPKAENKVLDPKKAQNIAILLRALNVTKEEVCDALCEGNTENFGAELLETLLKMAPTKEEEIKLREFKEDISPIKLNPAEKFLKAVLDVPFAFKRVDAMLYIANFDSEVNYLKNSFETLETACDELRSSRLFLKLLEAVLKTGNRMNVGTNRGDAHAFKLDTLLKLVDVKGTDGHTTLLHFVVQEIIRTEGARLSASTQTTPRTQANPLREEHECKKLGLQVVAGLANELSNVKKAAAMDSDVLSSYVTKLAGGIEKITEVLRLNEELKSRDDAWQFHDRMQKFLKKADDEIIRVQAQESVALSLVKEITEYFHGDSAKEEAHPFRIFMVVRDFLSVLDQVCKEVGRINDRTIASSVRHFPVPVNPMMPQLFPRIHALRAGFSDDESSAASVASP; encoded by the exons ATGCCATCTCCCCGGCAATTCTTGCAGCTGCTGCTACCCATCTTGCTCTCCGCTTGCTGCGTCGATGGCGCCAACGGCCCCGACGCCCTCGCCACCGCCAGGAGGCAGCTCCACCAGCCGTTCTTCCCGGATCAGCCCGAGCAGCCGTCCGCGCCACCGCCGTTCTTCCCGACGCTGCccgtgccgcccccgccgcagATGCCGGCGGGGCAGGACCAGCCGACGTACCCTGCCCTGGTGCTGCCCAACACCGACTCCAGCGGCGcggcgcctccggccgccggcgcctcgcACGGGTCCAAGAAGGCGTCCAAGCTCGTCCCGGCcatactgctgccgctgctcacCGTGGCCGTGCTCGGGCTGTCCATCGCCTTCTTCTTCTCGCACCGCCGGAGCAATGCGAcgcgcgggggaggaggcggGTGTGTCGGTGGCGGGGAACCCAAGTTCCTGCACCCGGAGAGGACGAGCCTCTTCGCGCGCGACGAgttcggcggcagcggcggcggcgccggggccgcgccggcggccgctACGTCGGCCGAGTTCCTCTACGTGGGGACATTGGCGAGCAGAGCGGACGAGAAGAGCAGCGACACGACGTCGTCCGGCGACGAGGAGTCCCGGAGCTCCGGCGGATCGCCAGAGCTCCGTCCGCTGCCGCCGCTGGCGCGGCAATGCGCGCCGGCGACGTCGAGGAGCCCCGGCGGGGCCTCCCCGTCCTCCGGAGATGAAGAATTCTACTCGCCGCGAGGCTCATCGACGAAGACCTCGAGCTCGCGCAGGACTCTGGCAACGGCAGTTCAGGCGGCACTTGAAGCGCGCGACCGCTCCAGGACCCCGTCCCCTGGGTCGGTCCTGAGCACGCCGTCGTACCCGTCGTCGCCTGGTGCGACGCTGTCCCCCGCGCCCGCCTCGCCGCCTGCCTTCTCCAGCCCAGGCGAGTCCGGCCGCCGCTCCGTCAAGTCAAGATCGGACAGCGCGCGCGTCGTCGTCCTCCCACCGGTTCCTCCgactccgccgccaccacctcccTTCGCACCGACACTaccaccaccgcctcctcctcgccggaagcCACCGTCCCCATCACCACCGTGCTCTCCACTAAACGACAAATCAGCTCTCAGATCCAGCACCGACGCAATCTCAAGAAACCCATTCGCCCAGCCAGCACCCCCACCGACAAGCACCCACCCGCCAGCTCCGGCCGCAGgcccaccgccaccacctcctcctccgccgccgccgccgccggtgggcTACTGGGAGAGCCGTGTACGGAAGCCCGACACGTCCAAAGAAACCCGCTCGCCGGCGCTGTCGCCGCCACCCCAATCTGCCAATTTCAGGAGCGTCCCTGCACCCACCGACGAGTTCCCGAGCCGGCTGCCGGAGAGCTCGGACCAGGCCGACAAGTCCGAGGACACGACGCCACGGCCGAAGCTGAAGCCGTTGCACTGGGACAAGGTCCGAGCCAGCTCCGACCGCGTCATGGTGTGGGATCAGCTCAAATCAAGCTCATTCCA GGTTAACGAGGAGATGATCGAGACGTTGTTCATTTGCAACCCGGCGAACGCGCCGGCGAAGGAGGCGACGAGGAGGCCGGTGCTGCCGACGCCCAAGGCCGAGAACAAGGTGCTGGATCCGAAGAAGGCGCAGAACATCGCCATCTTGCTGCGCGCGCTGAATGTGACCAAGGAGGAGGTCTGCGACGCGCTCTGCGAAG GTAACACAGAGAACTTCGGGGCAGAATTACTGGAGACCTTGCTAAAGATGGCTCCTACCAAGGAAGAGGAGATCAAACTGAGAGAATTCAAAGAGGATATTTCTCCAATTAAACTTAATCCTGCGGAGaagttcctcaaggcagtcctTGATGTGCCTTTTGCCTTCAAAAGAGTAGATGCTATGCTTTACATAGCAAACTTTGATTCAGAGGTCAATTACCTAAAGAATTCGTTCGAGACCCTCGAG ACTGCTTGCGATGAGCTTAGAAGCAGCAGACTATTTCTGAAGCTACTTGAAGCAGTTCTGAAGACTGGCAACAGGATGAATGTTGGCACAAACCGTGGCGATGCACACGCGTTCAAGCTTGATACTCTGCTCAAATTGGTTGATGTCAAAGGCACTGATGGGCACACAACCCTTCTGCACTTCGTCGTGCAGGAGATCATCCGAACAGAGGGCGCCCGCCTCTCTGCCAGCACCCAGACAACTCCAAGAACCCAAGCTAATCCTCTACGAGAAGAGCACGAGTGCAAGAAGCTTGGCCTCCAGGTAGTGGCTGGCCTTGCAAACGAGCTCAGCAATGTCAAGAAGGCAGCTGCCATGGATTCCGACGTGCTTAGCAGCTACGTCACCAAACTTGCTGGTGGAATCGAAAAGATCACCGAGGTACTGCGGTTGAACGAGGAGCTGAAGTCAAGGGACGATGCGTGGCAGTTCCATGACAGAATGCAGAAGTTCTTGAAGAAGGCAGACGACGAGATCATCAGGGTTCAGGCTCAGGAGAGCGTGGCGCTGTCGCTCGTGAAGGAAATCACCGAGTACTTCCATGGCGACTCCGCGAAAGAGGAGGCTCATCCTTTCAGAATCTTCATGGTCGTCAGGGACTTCCTCTCGGTTCTTGATCAGGTCTGCAAGGAAGTTGGCAGGATCAATGACCGCACCATCGCCAGCTCCGTGCGTCATTTCCCGGTGCCGGTTAACCCAATGATGCCACAACTGTTCCCACGGATTCATGCGTTGAGAGCTGGATTCTCCGACGACGAGAGTTCAGCTGCTTCAGTTGCATCGCCATGA